A genomic segment from Nicotiana tabacum cultivar K326 chromosome 7, ASM71507v2, whole genome shotgun sequence encodes:
- the LOC107832171 gene encoding uncharacterized protein LOC107832171 isoform X2 yields MSSAQQAGESHGQAQAKTEQMADSAKSTAHSMVDKAENATQSAHESAQQNKDQNPGFLQQIPEQLLDHSIWVATFSPRGDQR; encoded by the exons ATGTCAAGTGCTCAACAAGCCGGTGAGTCCCACGGTCAAGCTCAG GCCAAGACAGAGCAAATGGCAGATTCAGCCAAGAGTACAGCACATTCAATGGTTGACAAGGCTGAAAATGCTACCCAAAGTGCTCATGAATCAGCTCAACAAAACAAAGACCAGAATCCTGGATTCCTTCAGCAG atcccggagcagctcttggaccatagcatttgggtggctaccttcagtccacgtggagatcaaaggtag
- the LOC107832261 gene encoding beta-amylase 1, chloroplastic → MAMSMPHQICALSGTPLTAETGGEVPAKGNTTASAVWRTPLTNLRVSVQKTGADVDMLSPTPSPPLSPLKGGMRPDLSVACQALMEAPAETAAEREHRLGNSPEKGKGVPVFVMMPLDSVKMDHTVNRKKAMNASLQALKSAGVEGIMMDVWWGLVERDAPGEYNWGGYAELLEMAKKHGLKVQAVMSFHQCGGNVGDSCTIPLPRWVVEEMEKDPDLAYTDQWGRRNYEYVSLGCDTLPVLKGRSPVQCYSDFMRGFRDRFENLLGDTIMEIQVGMGPAGELRYPSYPEQDGTWKFPGIGAFQCYDKYMISSLKAAAEAFGKPEWGHTGPTDAGHYNNWPEDTNFFRKEGGGWDGEYGEFFLTWYSQMLLNHGERILQSAKAIFHDKGVKISVKIAGIHWHYGTRSHAPELTAGYYNTRFRDGYLPIAQMLARHGAIFNFTCVEMRDHEQPQDAQCAPEKLVRQVALATQEAQVPLAGENALPRYDDYAHEQILQASSLNIDDQSSDREMCAFTYLRMNPDLFHPDNWRRFVAFVKKMKEGKDAHRCQEQLEQEAEHFVHITQPLVQEAAVALMH, encoded by the exons ATGGCGATGAGTATGCCACACCAGATCTGTGCCTTATCAGGAACACCGTTAACGGCGGAGACCGGCGGTGAAGTTCCGGCGAAGGGAAACACAACTGCATCAGCTGTATGGAGAACGCCGTTGACGAATCTAAGAGTATCGGTGCAGAAGACAGGAGCTGACGTGGACATGTTGTCGCCGACGCCATCTCCGCCGTTGAGTCCGCTGAAAGGAGGAATGCGGCCGGATTTATCTGTAGCGTGTCAAGCACTAATGGAAGCGCCGGCGGAAACGGCAGCGGAGAGAGAGCATAGGCTCGGGAATTCTCCGGAAAAAGGGAAAGGAGTGCCGGTGTTTGTTATGATGCCGTTGGACAGCGTGAAGATGGATCATACGGTGAATAGGAAGAAGGCGATGAACGCAAGTTTGCAGGCGTTGAAAAGCGCAGGAGTGGAAGGGATCATGATGGATGTGTGGTGGGGATTGGTGGAGAGAGACGCGCCGGGAGAGTACAATTGGGGCGGTTACGCTGAGCTATTGGAAATGGCGAAGAAGCATGGGCTCAAAGTCCAGGCTGTCATGTCGTTCCATCAATGTGGCGGAAACGTCGGTGATTCCTGCAC GATCCCTCTTCCTAGGTGGGTTGTTGAGGAGATGGAGAAGGACCCAGACCTTGCATACACAGATCAGTGGGGAAGGAGGAATTATGAGTATGTATCGCTCGGTTGTGACACACTTCCAGTTCTTAAAGGGAGGAGTCCTGTCCAATGTTATTCTGATTTCATGAGAGGGTTTAGAGATAGATTTGAGAACCTGCTAGGGGACACCATTATG GAAATTCAAGTTGGAATGGGTCCGGCTGGAGAGCTCCGTTACCCATCCTACCCTGAACAAGACGGAACATGGAAATTCCCTGGAATTGGGGCTTTTCAGTGTTATGACAAG TACATGATCAGCAGCTTAAAGGCTGCAGCAGAAGCTTTTGGCAAGCCTGAATGGGGACACACAGGTCCAACAGACGCTGGTCACTACAACAATTGGCCAGAGGACACCAACTTTTTCAGGAAGGAAGGTGGTGGCTGGGATGGTGAATATGGGGAATTCTTCCTCACTTGGTATTCTCAAATGCTTTTGAACCATGGTGAGAGGATATTGCAATCAGCCAAGGCAATATTCCATGACAAGGGCGTTAAGATTTCAGTTAAGATCGCAGGCATTCACTGGCACTATGGAACAAGGTCCCATGCCCCTGAGCTCACGGCTGGGTACTACAACACCCGTTTCCGTGATGGTTACCTTCCCATTGCCCAGATGCTTGCCCGCCACGGTGCAATTTTCAACTTCACATGTGTTGAGATGCGAGACCATGAGCAGCCACAAGATGCGCAATGTGCACCCGAAAAGTTGGTTAGGCAAGTGGCGTTAGCAACTCAGGAAGCTCAAGTTCCACTTGCTGGGGAGAATGCATTGCCACGATATGACGACTATGCACATGAACAGATCCTTCAAGCATCCTCATTGAATATCGATGATCAATCAAGTGACAGAGAGATGTGTGCATTTACTTATTTGAGGATGAATCCAGACCTGTTCCATCCTGATAATTGGAGGCGATTCGTCGCTTTtgtgaagaaaatgaaagaaggaaAGGACGCGCACCGCTGTCAGGAACAACTAGAGCAAGAGGCAGAACATTTTGTGCATATAACTCAGCCTTTAGTGCAAGAAGCTGCAGTGGCCCTCATGCACTAA
- the LOC107832171 gene encoding uncharacterized protein LOC107832171 isoform X1, translated as MSSAQQAGESHGQAQAKTEQMADSAKSTAHSMVDKAENATQSAHESAQQNKDQNPGFLQQTGEQMIHMAQGAVDGVKNTLGIGSDKK; from the exons ATGTCAAGTGCTCAACAAGCCGGTGAGTCCCACGGTCAAGCTCAG GCCAAGACAGAGCAAATGGCAGATTCAGCCAAGAGTACAGCACATTCAATGGTTGACAAGGCTGAAAATGCTACCCAAAGTGCTCATGAATCAGCTCAACAAAACAAAGACCAGAATCCTGGATTCCTTCAGCAG ACTGGAGAACAAATGATTCACATGGCTCAAGGTGCAGTTGATGGAGTGAAGAACACTCTTGGAATTGGATCAGACAAAAagtga